The DNA window CAGCCCGCACAGGCCGCGTTGCGCAACAGGGTGTCGTCGGCGAAGGTCTCGCCCGAGATGTTTTCGGCCTGGGGGCTCGACGTCTGTTGCAGGTTCTTCCACGGCAGGGACTTGAGCGCGTTGAGCGGGTTGATGTTCACCGCCGTGCCCAGGCCGTGGTATTTGGCCATCATTTCCGTGGTGGTCAGTTGGTCGAAGATGTGCTTGTACAGCTTGGGGTAGGCCTTGCCTTCGGGCAGGTCGAAGCCCCGGTCGCCGACCACGCAGATGGCCTTCAGATTTTTGGCCCCCATGACCGTGCCGCCGCCCAGGCGGCCGAAATGACGGTAGGTGTCCACGTTGATGCAGGCGAAGGCCGACAGGTTCTCGCCCGCCGGGCCGATGCGCATGATGGAGCGGCGGCCCGAGCCCGGGAAAATCTTGCGCAGCACGCGGCCGGTCTGGATGGCGTCGAAGCCGCGCATGTACTCCACGTCGCGGATATCCACCAGGCGCGACCCCACGCATACGGCGGTCAGGCGTTTGGCCTTGCCGGTGACGACCAAGGCGTCCAGGTCGGCGAAGCGCAGGGACAGGGCGGATTTCCCGCCCGCGTAGCTCTCGGTGTATTGGTTGTGGTAGGGGGAGCGGAAGGCGCAGCAGGTCTTGCTCATGAGCGGAAAATACCCGGTCAGCGGGCCGATGGCGAAGATCAGGGGCTGCTCGGGGTCGTCCCAGTCGCGGTCGATATGCCCGAACTCCCGGAAGAGGTGCGCGGCCAGCCCCGCGCCGCCCAGGACTTCGCCCCGGCCGGGGAGTTCCTTCAGGCTGGTCTTGCCCGTGGTCAGATTGACCACCATCACGCGGAAGAAGTCCCTGATCATCGTTCCTCCTCTTCCCTGCGGGGCAGATCGACCATCTCCAGGCAGTCGTGGGGACAGTAGGCCACGCATTGACCGCAATGGATGCAGACGTAGGGGTTGACCTGGTGGTCCAGGAAGATGGCGTCCACCGGGCAGGCCTCGGCGCACTGGCCGCAACGGATACACAGGTTGCGCTTCTGGATCACGCCGCCGTCGCGGCGCTGGGAAAGGGAGCCCGTGGGGCAGGCCTCGGCGCAGGGGGCCGGGTGGCAGGCCAGGCAGAGTCGCGCCTCGAAGCCGGTGGACAATCCGCCCGCCGACGAGATGCGGATGCCCGCCTTGTTCCAGGAAAGGACCTTGTGGACCTGCCGGGCGCAGGCCAGCGAACAGGAGTGGCAGCCGATGCATCGTTCCATGCGGGCCGCTCTGAGAGCTTTCATCAAATGCCTCCGGGCCGAAGTCGCCGGGTTGGAATCACTCCGCTGTTTGCAGGATATCCTGCTTGAGCGCCCATAGGATATGATTTCTGACCTGGGTGGCCTCCCGTTGGGGCGCCGTGTCGGAAACCTTGCGTATCAGAGTGGCGCTGTCAACCGGGGTGCGGGCGAAGAAGACCAGCCGCCGGACCGTTTCGAGGTCGATGGCGTCCTTCAGCCCCGCGTACAGATTGGGAAAATCGCGGTTTCGGTAAAATGCCTCGCCTGTGCGCCCGGCGACCAGCATGGTTCCGTCCTCCAGGGTGCGGGAGGGGTAGTGGCCGAAGATGCGTCCGTACTCCGGGGCCAGGGGGTGGGCGATGTCGCGCAGCGGTCCGGCCTCGACCGGCTCCCGCCACAGCTCGTCCCACAGGGCCAGGTACCGCTTGATGACCA is part of the Desulfovibrio sp. Huiquan2017 genome and encodes:
- a CDS encoding 4Fe-4S binding protein encodes the protein MKALRAARMERCIGCHSCSLACARQVHKVLSWNKAGIRISSAGGLSTGFEARLCLACHPAPCAEACPTGSLSQRRDGGVIQKRNLCIRCGQCAEACPVDAIFLDHQVNPYVCIHCGQCVAYCPHDCLEMVDLPRREEEER